The nucleotide sequence TACAAAATAATGCATCTACTTATAAACCATAATGATGAAAAAAATAATACTAGTCCTTATTTCTATTATTTTTATTGCCTGTTCAAAAGATGATGATAATGCGGATATCCCAGTAACTGAAAAAAATGTAGTTATTTCACAGGATGAAACTTACGAGTATGAATTTGAGTTTCCTGGTGATGAATCCGGATATAGTATTACCAGGCAGGCTGAAAGTTTTGAATTAAGTAATCTTCAACAAGATCCTGCAACTGGAGGTTTTATCTATAATTATAAAACGCAAGCTGATTTTACCGGAACTGATTTTGTTGAAATTTCATTAACTACCTATACGATAGGCTTAGATAAAACTTCAGTTACGAGAATTATTAGAATTAATTTCGAAATTCAAAACAAAAGCACAGGCCAATAATCCTAAAATCAGATAAAAACGCAAGGGTTTTATAATTCTTATTTAATATATTTTCAAAAACCTATTTCCTTGTCCTCTCAATAAAAACCTTTTGTAATTTCCTGGTAATGCTGTCTTTTCTGGCAGTATAGACTTTTTTATTCTTGTGGGTAATAGAGCTTATAGGAATTATTTGCGTGGTGGTGCCGGTGACAAAAATTTCATCTACTTCTACCAGTTCATCAATATGCACGGCCTTCTCAACCACCTTTATGTTTAAGTCGGCACAAATATTAATCACTTCTGCACGAGTAACGCCAGAGAGAATCTCGGGACCTTCGGGATGAGTATGCAGCACACCGTATTTTACAAAAAACAGGCTGGAGTGTGAACCTTCGGTAAAATATCCTTTGCGCACCAGCAGGTTTTCAGCAAAACCGGCAGCAATAGCTTCTTCGTTGGCCATCACATTCGCCAGAAGCGCTGTCGATTTAATATCACAACGATGCCAGCGCTTATCTTCAGTAGCCATAACTTCCCAGGTCTTATTTTCAAAACCTTCCAAAGCCACGGGAAAAGCATACAGTAAAATGCTGGTTTCAATCTTTTCGGGAATAAAATGACTTCTGGCTGCAGCTCCCCTACTTACTTGGATATAAACCGCAGCATCTGTTTCATTTAGATTAAGGCGGTCTAAGGCTTCATACATCAAATTTTCTAACGAAAACGCATCAAAAGTTACCTGTATTTGGTCCAGGGAATATTGAAGGCGTTTAAGGTGTTCTTTCAATTTAAATGCTTTGCCTTTATAAAATGGTGTAACTTCATAAACACCATCACCAAACATAAACGCCCGGTCAAAAACTGAAACATAAGCTTCATCCGGTTTTAGCCATTTTCCGTTTAAATAAACTTCCGAAGGATACTTCTTTTCAAGTTTCATAACATCTTTAAACTAATATTAATACTCTTCATTTTTCCATCGATGAAAAAACGAAGCAAAAAAATCTAGGCTTACGAAACTTTATCTAAATTTTGCGCTCGACACCTAAATTTTAGGAACTCGCCTCTATAATTCAACTGGAAAGAAAAAGACGTTCGGCTCAAACAGCCTAAAATTTTACGGTGCTTTCGCTTCAAATTTTACGATAAATTTTCGATAGGCCATTAAATGTTTGGGACGTTTTGTTTTGTAAACCTTTATTTTAACTAAAATACTGGTGCAGCTGCTGCAACCATTGTATTTCGTAATAACGCACAATACTTATCACAATTACACCGGCGGCCACATAAATCCAGGAGTAGGTATCTCTTTTTAGCATAATCCCGCCTATTACCGCAAAGACCACAAAAGGAATAGCCATAATAAGATTTGGCAAGGGCCAGGCATCACTAAATAACACCGCAATGATCTTCATGGCACCATAAAAAATACTGTAAAATAAAATGATCTTACTTATTAGCGCTTTTAAATTTCGTTGCTTCATTTACTCGTAATTTTCTGGAGATCTCCTGCGATTAGTAGTCTGTTCGAAAGCTAATGCCCATTGGTATAGTTTATCTTCTTGAGATGTTTTTGTAAAGAATGTCAGGCCTTTTGGGGCACCCTCTTGGTCATAACCCATGGGAACAGTAATAGCAGGATAATGAGCTACCGCTGCAAAACCGGCGTGATAATTATTGATGGATAAAATTCCATCTAAATTGTGCTCCTTCATGGGAGCATCAAAATACTTTTTACCCTTTGCGCTTAGATCACTTTTTATGGAATCCAAAGTAGCATTATCTGCAGAATCTTCTATGATTCCGGTGAATAAAGACTGGCCGTAAGGCATTCTTGCAATGGAATCTTCATTATTGAATTTCACAATATCTTCTACGGAAGAAAAACCGGTTTCACCACCATATTTTTCAAAATATTCAGGCAGATCTTTTTTCATATCCAGGCTTAATAAGCGAAGAAAATTATCCATCTCCACTTCTGCAGCTTCAAATTCTACAATTTCAGCTCCTAAATCTTTTAAATCCTGCACTGCACGATTATAAAGAGAATCTTCCATTAATTCTTTAAAAGCGCCAAAGCGTTTTCCTTCCAGGTTTTGATTTTCAAGATTAAAATCAGCGTTTTTCACTTCTACTGAAGCAGCATCTTTTTTATCTTCACCAATCATCGCTGAATACAAGATCGCATTGTCTATCACAGATTTTGTGATTGGCCCGGGCGTATCGAGGTAACTTGAAATAGGAACAATCCCACCCCGACTTAAATTACCGATAGTAGGTTTTAAACCTACCACAGAGTTTTGACTTGAAGGTGAAAGAATAGACCCGGAAGTTTCTGATCCTACCGCTACAGGAGCCAAATTAGCAGCCACAGCAACCGCGCTACCCGAACTTGATCCACCGGTATCAAAAATCTTTCTACCGTAAGGATTTAAAGTCTGCCCACCAACTGCAGAATATCCGCTTGGGCAATCATTGCAAAAGAAATATGCCCATTCGCTTAGATTGGCTTTCCCAAGGATTAGCGCACCATTATCTTTTAATTGCTGAACGATAAAAGCATCTTCGGTTTGGTTGTTTTCCAAAGCCATAGCCCCGGCGGTAGTCGCCATATTTTCTGTATTGATATTATCTTTAAGCAAAACCGGAATTCCAAAAATAGGATGATTTTCTGCAGCATTTTTGAGTTCCTCATCCTTTTTCTCTGCCTCTTCAAGTAAATTAGGGTTTAAAGAAATCACCGAATTTAAAGAAAGCTCATTTTCACGGTCAAATTGCTGAATTCTATAGAGATAAAAAAGGGAAAGTTCTTTATAAGTAAGTTCTCCATTCTTAATAGCCGTTTGGATTTCGGGGATATTTATATCAAAAATAAGCGGTTTCAGCTCATTATATTTTTCTTCAGAAAATTGAGCTAAGTCGCTTTTAAAAGGTGCCCATAAAGAATCCTGGGAAATATTCCTGGAATCTAAAACTTTAAATTCCATTTCCTTTTCAGTCTCTAGCGAATCTGTTTCACGATTATTTTCGAGATCTTCTTTAGATTTTTGATCGTTTCCGCAGGAAATTAAAGCCGGAAGTAAAAGAAGGAGTAAAAGTTTTTTCATCTAATTATAATTTCAAACGGAATAAAGTAATTCGCTACTTATAGCAAATCAAATTATTTGTTCCCAGCATCAAACTGGTTTATTGTTTAAAGAAAGAATCTACAAATTCATATTTATTAAAAACCTGCAAGTCTTCAATGCCTTCGCCTACTCCAATATATTTCACAGGAATTTGAAATTGGTCGCTAATGCCAATTACCACACCGCCTTTTGCCGTTCCATCCAGTTTTGTAACAGCCAGTGAAGTCACTTCTGTAGCCGCTGTAAATTGTTTTGCCTGCTCAAAAGCATTCTGTCCTGTAGAACCATCTAAAACCAATAAAACTTCGTGAGGCGCATTAGGAATCACCTTTTGCATTACACGTTTTACCTTGGAGAGCTCGTTCATTAAATTCACCTTATTATGCAACCTGCCGGCGGTATCGATTAGCACAACATCGGCATCTTGTTTTACGGCACTTTGCACCGTATCAAAAGCAACGGAAGCCGGATCGCTTCCCATTTTTTGACGTACTATTGGCACATCGGTTCTATCGGCCCAAATTTGCAACTGGTCTATGGCAGCTGCTCTAAAGGTATCGGCAGCTCCTAAAACTACTTTTTTACCGGCACTTTTAAATTGATGTGCAAGTTTCCCAATGGTCGTGGTTTTTCCTACGCCATTTACACCAACTACCATAATTACGTATGGTTTTACATCTGGCAACTGGATATTTGCGGCTTCCCCGGTTTCGGTTTCTGAAAGCAACCCGGCAATCTCTTCGCGAAGTATTTTGTTAAGCTCCTCGGTGCCCAGGTATTTATCGCGAGCCACGCGTTCTTCAATTCTATTAATCACTTTAATAGTGGTAGCCACGCCAAGATCACTACTAATTAGTACATCTTCTAGATCATCTAAAACCTCTTCATCTACTTTAGATTTTCCGGCTACAGCCTTACTCATCTTAGACATAAAGCTGGTCTTGGATTTCTCCAGCCCTTTATCCAGGTTTTCCTTTTTGTCTTTTGAAAATATCTTTTTAAATAAACTCATTTTTTGGAAGGTTTAAAATCAACAAATTCCGGAAACAAGCTTCCGAAATTTTTCGTTGTAAATATACGTAAATTACTTCGAGGCCAGCCCACAAAGCATTAAGAAGACTAATTTACAATTTCGAGATAAATCCAGGAATATTTAAATCTCGATTATCGATTAAAAACAAAAAGCCGTCCAGAGATTATCCAGACGGCTTAGTAAATGTTTTCAAGGAAGTTTGCTCGAATTACTTTTTCTTCAAAAAGTCGTTCACGTCTTCCGGAGCCATAATTTGTTCAACAAAAGTATAGGCACCAGACTTTGGAGATTTAACCATTTTTATTGCTTTGGTCAATCTCTTAGACCCTGTTTGTATCGATGCTACTGATTTCTTAGCCATAACTTATTATTTTATCTCTTTATGAACCGTCATTTTCTTAAGGATTGGATTAAATTTCTTTAATTCCATCCTGTCCGGCGTATTCTTTTTATTCTTGGTAGTAATGTATCTTGAAGTTCCCGGTTGTCCGGTAGCTTTATGCTCTGTACACTCTAGTATAACCTGTACCCTGTTTCCTTTCTTTGCCATTGTAATGTGTTTTTATGCTTCAGGATTATTTTTTCAAAAATCCTTTTTCTCTAGCCTCTTTAATTACGGCAGAGATGCCTTTTTTATTAATATCTTTAAGTGCAGATGTAGATACCTTTAAAGTGACCCATTTATCTTCCTCAGGAATAAAAAAACGTTTCTTTACCAAATTGGCATTAAATCTACGTTTGGTTTTGTTCATAGCGTGAGAAACATTGTTCCCAACCATTGCTCTTTTACCAGTAAGTTCACAAACTCTTGACATTGCTCTATTCTTTTCTCGTTATTTCAAAACAGGCTGCAAATTAACGATTTTTTCACCTAACAAACAATATTAATTTAAAAAAATATTCCAGGTTGTTGAAATTTTCCCGGCCATCCAATCTTTTAGCCAAAAACTCGCTGTTTACGTCCTGTTAGAAGGATCTCAATATAAAGGTTGGTTTAAATTTTAGCTACTAAGCTTATACGGAAATATTTAAACTTCTGAATTTCAAATCTTCCAGAAGGCAAATTTAAACTTTTAAGCCAAAAATTAAGCTCTTATGGATGCGTTTTAATCTGCTCAAACAGTTCTTCCCTAATCAATTCAATACTCTTATTTACCGCTTTCCCAATCACTTTATCACGATGATTCCCAAAGGTGAATTTTTTAGCATAAACTTTATCCGGCGTTGCAATTCCTATAAATACAGTACCAATATCGGCATCGCTATCGCCCTTGGTCGGGCCGGCATTTCCAGTGGTAGAGATCGCATAATCGGTTTTAAAGATCTCCCGAACATTTTTAGCCATAGCCATAGCTACTTCTTCGCTCACTACAGAATGTTCTTCGATCAACTTCTTATCTATTTTCAGCACATCTACTTTAGAACTCGTGGCATAACTCACCACACTGCCTTTGTAATAATTGGAAGCCCCCGGTGGGGTAGCAAATAAACTACCCAGTCTTCCTCCTGTGCAACTTTCGGCTGTAGAAATAGTTGCTTTATTCTTTAAGAGTAATCTTGAAATTTGAATTTCTACCGGTTCATCATCTTCGTAACCTACGATGATGTCGCCAATAATACTATGAAGATCACTAATAAGACTTTCTACACTGTTTTTTAGATGTTCTTCATTATCGCCTTTAGCGGTTAAGCGCAAACGAACGCGCCCCAAATTTGGCAAATATGCCAACCTGATGTAAGGCGGCAAGCCATCTTCCCAGGCTTCAATTTTTTCAGCAATGGCGCTCTCTCCCATCCCGTAGGTTAATACGGTTTTATGCAGAATTACCGGACGCTTAAAATTTTGCTGAAGCCTTGGTATTACCTCATCTTCAATTAAAGCTTTCATCTCAAAAGGAACGCCAGGCAGAGACACATAAGCTTTGCCTTCACTTTCAAACCACATTCCGGGTGCGGTCCCAAATTTATTCATCAGGGCCAGGGCTTTTGAAGGCAACAAGGCTTGTTTTTTATTGAGATCTGAAATTGGAGTATCTATATATTTCTCAAAGAGAAATTCGATATGTTTGAGCACCTCCTCGTTATTCACGAGTTTATCCTCAAAAAATTCACACAAACAATCTTTGGTAATATCGTCTTTGGTAGGGCCCAATCCACCGGTAATGATTATGATATCGGCTCGAACTTTAGCCTCATTTAAAGCTTCCAGGATATGACTTCTCTCATCCTCTACGGTAGAAATTTGCTTTACCGAGATCCCGATTTTATTAAGTTCTTTCGCGATAAAAGCTGAATTGGTATCTACGATCTGCCCAATAAGGATTTCATCTCCAATGGTAATTATTTCTGCTTTCATTCCAGCTCAAAATCTCTTTTAAGGGCAATAGTCGCCACATTTACCTTTTTGGTTATTTTAGTAGCAGCTTCAGGTACATCGTCTTTTTTCTTTCCGGCCTTTGCCCAGGATTCTATCACTTTTACCTCATCCATAAGCTCCAATCCAAAAAGTTGCAAATTTGGTTTCATTTTATGGGCGTATTGGTAAGCCAGTGTTGGGTTATCGTTAGAAATAGCTTCATTCATCGCCTCTACATCTGGCGGAATTTCCTCTAAAAAAGTTTGCACCACCACCTTCATGAAATCATCGTCACCACCGGCCATTTCTTTAACTTCACTTAAATTGTAGTTGCTCATATCGCTATTTTGTTTGAATTGAAAATATTTGTTTGTCTTCTATAAAGCCTGTTAATCTATCTTCTGCGGAAACCTTGCCAACTCCGGCCGGGGTTCCTGTAAATATAATATCGCCTATTTTTAAGGTGAAAAATTGGGAAACATAAGCAATTAGTTCATCAATCTTCCAAAGCATCAGCTCTGTGTTGCTTTTTTGAACGGTTTCCCCGTTCTTCTTTAAACTAAAGTTAAGCATATTTATATCGGCTACCGAATCTTTAGCTAACCATTTTTCGCCTATAACCGCGGCGCCATCAAATGCTTTGGCCTTTTCCCAGGGCAAACCTTTTTCTTTTAATTTTTGCTGAAGATCTCTCGCGGTAAAATCTATTCCGAGGCCAATCTCATCATAATATTTATGTGCAAATTTCTCCTGAATATGTTTTCCTACTTTTTTGATCTTTACCAAAACTTCTACTTCATAATGTACTTCTTTAGAAAAATCTGGTATAAAAAAAGGTTGTTTCTTTAATAAAATGGAAGTATCAGGTTTTAGAAAAATAACCGGATCTTCAGGTTTTTCGTTCTGTAATTCAGAAATATGATCGGTGTAATTTCTACCTATACAAATTATCTTCATGCTTCAATAATTAATCGGTTAGGGTTATTTTAAAAGCCGGCGCCGGAACTCCTCCTTTAAAAACCGAATGAGAATTATCTAAATTATTCATTTTTTTCCATCCATTAGTATCCTTAAAAAAGGAATTGAAATTTTCATCCTCTTCTTCCAGCACACCTTTAAACACCGGCAAATATTTAACTACCTTAAAATCTTCGTAAATAAGCGTATCGGTTTGCCTATAAACACGGTAATCTTTTTCTTCAATATACTTGTTTTCTTCAATAAACAAATGCTCTACTGCTACAAAAAAGCCTTCTTTTGGTATAGGAATTCGATACCTAAGCATTGGAATTTTAGTTTTAAAACGGTTATCGCCGCGTTCTATAATTAAATTCGAGGTTAATAGATCTCTACCTGGTTTTCCGTTTTCGCCAACTTCTAATATTCTTAACCTGAACTTTGATTTCCTATTCGTTTTTATATCGGCAGAAAAAAACCGGACCTCTACCTCCTCCAAAAAGCAGCCTGCCTTAAAATTTTCGGGTCTTGCGTAGTAGCGAGCTATCATACTTGGAAACTGCCCACCGCTAAAATTCCCCAAACCTATGCTTTCCCTTCCGCGAAAATCATTGATCTTTTCAGAATTATTTTCGGTGATATTATATAACTGAACTTCAGAAAGTGAGTTTACTGCTGGCTCCAATTTCACAACCCTGCTATTAAGATCGGTGAGGTTTATATTCCTGGTTTTAAAACCTACGTAACTAAATTTTAAGCTAGCGGAAGTATCTGCACCTTTTATCACAAAAGAAAATCTTCCCTGCGCATCTGTAGAAGTGCCTTTATGTTGCTCTTCTAAAACAATATTCACATAGGCTAAGGCTTGTGAAGTAACGGCATCTACCACCTGACCTACCACACGATTTTCCTGGGCTATAGAAAAATTGTAGCACAGCAAAAACAGTATGATAAAGCTTTGCTTCATTGCTTGTTAGGACAATTTATTATTAAGCTTTCTTAGCTTTATAGCGGTAAGCACTTTTTTAGTGTACAGCGGGAAATCGGCATTCTGGATCCATCCATAATAACCTGGTTCGTCTTCCAGCACCTTTTCTACATTTTTACCTTTAAATTTTCCGAAAGCAAAAACTTCTTCCCCTTTCTTATCGAACGCAATAAATCCGGCGAAATCAGCAAAACGTTTCCTGGAAGAATAATCGGCCAGGTATTTCATATCATTTTGCAAATCTTCATAACGGTCTAGTTGAGATTTTAAAACTTCGTAAGTAGCCGTGGTATCGGCTTCGGCACTGTGGGCGTCTATTAGATCTTTTCCGCAGTAAAACTGGTAAGCGGCTGCTAAAGTTCTTTGTTCTTTTTTATGAAAAATGGTTTGCACATCTACTGCCACCACGTTTTTCATTTCAAAATCTACGCCGGCACGTAAAAGTTCTTCTACCAATAAAGGAATATCAAAACGATTAGAATTATAGCCTCCAAGATCGCATCCTTTTATCATATCATGAACCTGCGAAGAAAGTTCTTTAAAAGTAGGCTCATTAGCTACTTTTTCATCTGAAATCCCGTGAATAGCAACAACTTCTTTGGGAATTGGCATTTCAGGATTTACCAGCCAGGTTTTGCTTTCCTTGTTTCCGTTAGGAAAAACTTTAAG is from Salegentibacter mishustinae and encodes:
- a CDS encoding aminotransferase class IV — translated: MKLEKKYPSEVYLNGKWLKPDEAYVSVFDRAFMFGDGVYEVTPFYKGKAFKLKEHLKRLQYSLDQIQVTFDAFSLENLMYEALDRLNLNETDAAVYIQVSRGAAARSHFIPEKIETSILLYAFPVALEGFENKTWEVMATEDKRWHRCDIKSTALLANVMANEEAIAAGFAENLLVRKGYFTEGSHSSLFFVKYGVLHTHPEGPEILSGVTRAEVINICADLNIKVVEKAVHIDELVEVDEIFVTGTTTQIIPISSITHKNKKVYTARKDSITRKLQKVFIERTRK
- a CDS encoding amidase family protein, whose translation is MKKLLLLLLLPALISCGNDQKSKEDLENNRETDSLETEKEMEFKVLDSRNISQDSLWAPFKSDLAQFSEEKYNELKPLIFDINIPEIQTAIKNGELTYKELSLFYLYRIQQFDRENELSLNSVISLNPNLLEEAEKKDEELKNAAENHPIFGIPVLLKDNINTENMATTAGAMALENNQTEDAFIVQQLKDNGALILGKANLSEWAYFFCNDCPSGYSAVGGQTLNPYGRKIFDTGGSSSGSAVAVAANLAPVAVGSETSGSILSPSSQNSVVGLKPTIGNLSRGGIVPISSYLDTPGPITKSVIDNAILYSAMIGEDKKDAASVEVKNADFNLENQNLEGKRFGAFKELMEDSLYNRAVQDLKDLGAEIVEFEAAEVEMDNFLRLLSLDMKKDLPEYFEKYGGETGFSSVEDIVKFNNEDSIARMPYGQSLFTGIIEDSADNATLDSIKSDLSAKGKKYFDAPMKEHNLDGILSINNYHAGFAAVAHYPAITVPMGYDQEGAPKGLTFFTKTSQEDKLYQWALAFEQTTNRRRSPENYE
- the ftsY gene encoding signal recognition particle-docking protein FtsY; this translates as MSLFKKIFSKDKKENLDKGLEKSKTSFMSKMSKAVAGKSKVDEEVLDDLEDVLISSDLGVATTIKVINRIEERVARDKYLGTEELNKILREEIAGLLSETETGEAANIQLPDVKPYVIMVVGVNGVGKTTTIGKLAHQFKSAGKKVVLGAADTFRAAAIDQLQIWADRTDVPIVRQKMGSDPASVAFDTVQSAVKQDADVVLIDTAGRLHNKVNLMNELSKVKRVMQKVIPNAPHEVLLVLDGSTGQNAFEQAKQFTAATEVTSLAVTKLDGTAKGGVVIGISDQFQIPVKYIGVGEGIEDLQVFNKYEFVDSFFKQ
- a CDS encoding DUF4295 domain-containing protein, with product MAKKSVASIQTGSKRLTKAIKMVKSPKSGAYTFVEQIMAPEDVNDFLKKK
- the rpmG gene encoding 50S ribosomal protein L33, with the protein product MAKKGNRVQVILECTEHKATGQPGTSRYITTKNKKNTPDRMELKKFNPILKKMTVHKEIK
- the rpmB gene encoding 50S ribosomal protein L28, giving the protein MSRVCELTGKRAMVGNNVSHAMNKTKRRFNANLVKKRFFIPEEDKWVTLKVSTSALKDINKKGISAVIKEAREKGFLKK
- a CDS encoding competence/damage-inducible protein A, which produces MKAEIITIGDEILIGQIVDTNSAFIAKELNKIGISVKQISTVEDERSHILEALNEAKVRADIIIITGGLGPTKDDITKDCLCEFFEDKLVNNEEVLKHIEFLFEKYIDTPISDLNKKQALLPSKALALMNKFGTAPGMWFESEGKAYVSLPGVPFEMKALIEDEVIPRLQQNFKRPVILHKTVLTYGMGESAIAEKIEAWEDGLPPYIRLAYLPNLGRVRLRLTAKGDNEEHLKNSVESLISDLHSIIGDIIVGYEDDEPVEIQISRLLLKNKATISTAESCTGGRLGSLFATPPGASNYYKGSVVSYATSSKVDVLKIDKKLIEEHSVVSEEVAMAMAKNVREIFKTDYAISTTGNAGPTKGDSDADIGTVFIGIATPDKVYAKKFTFGNHRDKVIGKAVNKSIELIREELFEQIKTHP
- a CDS encoding Hpt domain-containing protein gives rise to the protein MSNYNLSEVKEMAGGDDDFMKVVVQTFLEEIPPDVEAMNEAISNDNPTLAYQYAHKMKPNLQLFGLELMDEVKVIESWAKAGKKKDDVPEAATKITKKVNVATIALKRDFELE
- a CDS encoding fumarylacetoacetate hydrolase family protein, with the protein product MKIICIGRNYTDHISELQNEKPEDPVIFLKPDTSILLKKQPFFIPDFSKEVHYEVEVLVKIKKVGKHIQEKFAHKYYDEIGLGIDFTARDLQQKLKEKGLPWEKAKAFDGAAVIGEKWLAKDSVADINMLNFSLKKNGETVQKSNTELMLWKIDELIAYVSQFFTLKIGDIIFTGTPAGVGKVSAEDRLTGFIEDKQIFSIQTK
- a CDS encoding carboxypeptidase-like regulatory domain-containing protein — its product is MKQSFIILFLLCYNFSIAQENRVVGQVVDAVTSQALAYVNIVLEEQHKGTSTDAQGRFSFVIKGADTSASLKFSYVGFKTRNINLTDLNSRVVKLEPAVNSLSEVQLYNITENNSEKINDFRGRESIGLGNFSGGQFPSMIARYYARPENFKAGCFLEEVEVRFFSADIKTNRKSKFRLRILEVGENGKPGRDLLTSNLIIERGDNRFKTKIPMLRYRIPIPKEGFFVAVEHLFIEENKYIEEKDYRVYRQTDTLIYEDFKVVKYLPVFKGVLEEEDENFNSFFKDTNGWKKMNNLDNSHSVFKGGVPAPAFKITLTD
- a CDS encoding 3'-5' exonuclease, with the protein product MELNLTKPICFFDLETTGTNVAKDRIVEIAILKVFPNGNKESKTWLVNPEMPIPKEVVAIHGISDEKVANEPTFKELSSQVHDMIKGCDLGGYNSNRFDIPLLVEELLRAGVDFEMKNVVAVDVQTIFHKKEQRTLAAAYQFYCGKDLIDAHSAEADTTATYEVLKSQLDRYEDLQNDMKYLADYSSRKRFADFAGFIAFDKKGEEVFAFGKFKGKNVEKVLEDEPGYYGWIQNADFPLYTKKVLTAIKLRKLNNKLS